A genomic segment from Nitrosopumilus sp. K4 encodes:
- a CDS encoding universal stress protein → MAFSNILVPFDGSSFSVKAFNAALKIAIMHDAKIKIITCLEKENLGAWYIDKRTNKKIINDARIFAKKSLSNLEKIAKNSNISLSIHIVETKSISKQIVDFAKSRKIDLIVIGSHGQSKVKRIFLGSVSNSVSQTSKCPVLIIK, encoded by the coding sequence ATGGCGTTCTCAAATATTCTGGTTCCTTTTGATGGTTCATCTTTCTCAGTTAAGGCATTTAATGCAGCCTTAAAAATAGCAATAATGCATGATGCCAAAATTAAAATTATTACATGTTTAGAAAAAGAAAATTTAGGTGCTTGGTATATTGACAAAAGAACTAATAAAAAAATAATTAACGATGCTAGGATTTTTGCAAAAAAATCTCTTTCAAACCTAGAGAAAATTGCCAAAAATTCTAATATTTCACTTTCCATACATATAGTTGAAACAAAATCCATCTCAAAACAAATTGTAGATTTTGCTAAATCCCGAAAAATTGATCTAATTGTAATTGGTTCTCATGGCCAATCAAAAGTCAAACGAATCTTTCTGGGAAGTGTAAGTAACTCCGTAAGTCAGACATCCAAATGTCCTGTTTTAATAATAAAATAA
- a CDS encoding universal stress protein: protein MLNFKNILVAYDSSGFSNRAFKSALDIAEPKSQITIVTVLTGIYQPSIGFSMKYSKDLLDKETKILNNIFSKLQATAKKKDILLSLKILQNNSVSKAILDYVNSHKYDLIVIGSHGRTGLNKMILGSVANAVSQQSKIPVMVVK, encoded by the coding sequence ATGTTGAATTTCAAAAACATTTTGGTAGCATACGATTCATCAGGATTCTCCAACAGGGCTTTCAAAAGTGCACTGGACATCGCAGAACCAAAAAGTCAAATTACCATTGTAACTGTACTTACAGGAATTTATCAACCATCTATAGGGTTTTCAATGAAGTATAGCAAAGATTTGTTAGATAAGGAAACTAAAATACTAAATAATATTTTCTCGAAATTGCAGGCAACTGCCAAGAAAAAAGACATTTTGCTTTCCTTAAAAATTCTTCAGAATAATTCTGTTTCAAAAGCAATTCTTGACTATGTGAATTCACACAAGTATGATCTAATTGTAATTGGTTCTCATGGCAGGACTGGACTTAACAAGATGATCTTGGGCAGTGTTGCAAATGCCGTTTCTCAACAATCAAAAATACCTGTGATGGTTGTGAAGTGA
- a CDS encoding CDC48 family AAA ATPase encodes MSEIELKIEEMPQAYVGKGMAIVDPKIIEENNWKPGQILELSANKKSHVKLWSGFPEDYDSKTIRIDGLTRYNIGASIGENLSINAVEGVEAEQIVLSPIEKIHAEGLHEYMSSLYQGHVFTTGDTVIVNTQMGSKIQLVVTSTKPAKPVFVTDDTIFKLGNITKLDDPSIPRITYDELGGLKNEILKIREMVELPMRHPELFEKIGISSPKGVLLYGPPGTGKTLLAKAVAGETNSHFTSLSGPEIMAKHYGESEEKLREIFTQAEENAPSIIFIDEIDSIAPKREEVSGELEKRIVSQLLTLMDGMKSRGKVVVIAATNRPDSIDPALRRPGRFDREIEIGIPDEEGRLEILNIHTRGMPLDKNVVLEKISKITHGFVGADLEVLCKEAAMRSLRRILPEINLEEEKVSKEVLQKIMITSEDFTDALKEVRPSALREVLVQIPNVSWDDVGGLDKLKEELREAIEWPLKYKEAFEYAHIKPPKGVLLYGPPGTGKTLIAKAVATTTESNFISIKGPELLSKWVGESEKGVREIFRKARMAAPCIIFFDEIDALVPKRGSGNSDSHVTENVVSQILTEIDGLEELNNVLIIGATNRRDIVDPALLRPGRFDRVIEVPNPDVAGIEMILKIHTKDKPLAEDVNLKTLAEMSKGFSGAEIEEVCNRGALLGVKRFVENKEKDVKSIKITQKDLEYSINEIKKTKSSS; translated from the coding sequence CTGTCAGAAATTGAACTAAAAATCGAAGAGATGCCACAGGCCTATGTTGGTAAGGGAATGGCTATCGTTGATCCAAAAATAATTGAAGAGAATAACTGGAAACCGGGACAAATTCTAGAACTGTCTGCAAATAAAAAAAGTCATGTAAAACTATGGTCTGGATTTCCAGAAGATTATGACAGTAAAACTATTCGTATAGATGGTCTCACCAGATACAATATAGGGGCAAGTATTGGTGAGAATCTTTCCATTAATGCAGTTGAGGGAGTAGAAGCAGAACAAATTGTGTTGTCCCCTATTGAAAAGATTCATGCCGAGGGGTTACATGAGTACATGTCTTCACTTTATCAAGGCCATGTTTTCACCACAGGTGACACAGTAATAGTCAATACTCAAATGGGAAGTAAGATTCAGCTTGTGGTAACTAGCACAAAACCCGCAAAGCCTGTTTTTGTAACCGATGATACAATATTCAAGTTAGGCAACATTACAAAATTAGATGATCCTTCCATACCAAGAATTACCTATGACGAGTTGGGCGGATTAAAAAATGAGATTCTAAAGATACGTGAAATGGTAGAGTTGCCAATGAGACATCCAGAATTGTTTGAGAAAATAGGCATATCCTCACCTAAAGGTGTCTTGTTGTATGGCCCTCCCGGAACAGGAAAAACATTACTTGCAAAGGCAGTTGCAGGTGAGACAAATTCCCACTTTACATCACTTAGCGGTCCAGAAATCATGGCAAAGCATTATGGTGAAAGCGAGGAAAAACTACGAGAAATTTTTACACAGGCTGAGGAGAACGCTCCTAGCATTATATTCATTGATGAAATTGATTCAATTGCTCCAAAAAGAGAGGAGGTTTCAGGAGAATTGGAAAAACGGATTGTATCACAATTACTGACCCTGATGGATGGAATGAAATCTCGAGGAAAAGTTGTAGTTATTGCTGCAACTAATAGACCAGATAGCATAGATCCTGCACTACGAAGACCAGGCAGATTTGACAGAGAGATTGAAATCGGAATTCCTGATGAAGAGGGAAGATTAGAAATTTTAAACATCCACACACGTGGAATGCCTCTAGACAAAAATGTGGTTCTAGAAAAAATTTCTAAAATAACTCACGGATTTGTGGGGGCTGACCTGGAAGTTCTGTGTAAGGAGGCAGCAATGAGATCCCTTAGAAGAATTTTACCTGAGATTAATTTGGAAGAAGAAAAAGTTTCAAAGGAAGTACTGCAAAAAATAATGATAACTAGTGAAGATTTTACTGATGCGTTAAAAGAAGTCAGGCCTTCTGCATTAAGGGAAGTTCTAGTTCAGATTCCAAATGTAAGTTGGGATGATGTAGGGGGGCTGGACAAACTAAAGGAAGAACTTCGTGAAGCAATAGAATGGCCATTAAAATACAAAGAGGCTTTTGAATATGCGCATATAAAACCGCCAAAGGGAGTACTGCTTTACGGTCCTCCGGGAACAGGAAAAACACTAATTGCAAAGGCAGTTGCGACAACAACTGAATCCAATTTTATCAGCATCAAGGGTCCTGAACTGCTATCCAAATGGGTTGGTGAATCTGAAAAGGGAGTAAGAGAAATTTTCAGAAAAGCACGTATGGCTGCCCCATGCATAATTTTCTTTGATGAAATAGATGCGCTTGTTCCAAAAAGAGGAAGCGGTAATTCAGATTCACATGTCACAGAAAATGTCGTCTCCCAAATTCTAACTGAGATAGATGGGTTGGAGGAGCTCAATAACGTATTGATAATTGGTGCAACAAACAGGCGGGACATTGTGGATCCTGCACTACTTAGGCCTGGCAGATTTGATAGGGTAATAGAAGTTCCAAACCCTGATGTTGCAGGAATAGAAATGATTCTCAAGATTCACACCAAAGACAAACCACTTGCAGAGGATGTCAATCTAAAGACCCTGGCAGAAATGTCAAAGGGATTCAGTGGGGCAGAAATTGAAGAGGTGTGCAATCGTGGAGCACTCTTGGGAGTTAAGAGATTTGTGGAAAACAAGGAAAAAGACGTAAAGTCTATCAAAATAACTCAAAAGGATCTAGAATACTCAATAAACGAAATAAAGAAGACAAAATCTTCATCCTGA
- a CDS encoding helicase C-terminal domain-containing protein has translation MSLLEKFPDQFTPREIQKEIISQIEDKIKSGYRKIILCAPTGVGKSLVGATISRYFDSSFTVTASKHLQDQYIKDIPFLKPVKGKQNFPCLKMMHSEKVDNPRRAMRWGLTCDKGQCQEKISKNGKEIIEVCKFKPSIKQVEENTQDSESCPYYLQKYDALVSKHSLWNYHAFFQIMKFNKKLFEDYLDRKVSVFDEAHKIEDQIMQFIGFDIFAGQVEECNLNADRYDFGDLDSMLQLTDDIAFSYAKKIKDIKESDVFQKDPDYEMITRLERRYDRAAQARIDIQSDKDNFVVNDPVKDFNGNFRTISIKPIDVSKFAHSFFETEYQLFMSATIDKHSFCENMGLDGEQVAFIDTPKSPFPIENRQINLLNIRRLSYGSTEEDELEVIKTIDRILDEHSNERGLILTSSIPRCQKILRYLSPKNTRRIRICHSSNKDGKTQDEIISEHAEDPTGILLSSSLWEGVDLKDDLSRFQIIAKVPYPNYKEKRTKAKMDKFPLWYTSQTLTKLLQGFGRSIRSESDWAKTYVLDTAVNNVFFKAQRMIPKAYYDVLKLENL, from the coding sequence GTGTCCCTTTTAGAGAAATTCCCAGATCAATTCACCCCTAGAGAAATTCAAAAAGAGATCATCTCTCAAATTGAAGATAAGATAAAGTCAGGCTACCGCAAAATAATACTATGTGCACCTACTGGTGTTGGAAAATCCCTTGTCGGTGCAACAATCTCTAGATATTTTGATAGTTCTTTTACTGTAACTGCGTCAAAACATCTTCAAGATCAATATATCAAAGATATTCCTTTTCTAAAACCCGTAAAGGGAAAACAGAATTTTCCTTGTCTGAAAATGATGCACTCTGAAAAAGTAGATAACCCAAGACGAGCAATGCGTTGGGGATTGACATGTGATAAAGGACAATGTCAAGAAAAGATCAGTAAGAACGGAAAGGAGATAATTGAAGTATGCAAATTCAAGCCTTCAATTAAACAAGTTGAAGAAAACACTCAAGATTCTGAATCATGTCCATACTATTTACAAAAATATGATGCTCTAGTCTCAAAACACTCTTTGTGGAATTATCATGCCTTTTTTCAAATAATGAAATTTAACAAAAAACTCTTTGAAGATTACCTTGACAGAAAGGTATCTGTTTTTGATGAGGCTCATAAAATTGAAGACCAAATAATGCAGTTTATTGGATTTGATATTTTTGCAGGACAGGTAGAAGAATGCAATTTGAACGCTGACCGATACGATTTTGGAGATTTGGATTCTATGCTACAATTGACTGATGATATTGCTTTTTCATATGCTAAAAAAATAAAAGATATCAAGGAAAGTGATGTATTTCAAAAAGATCCTGACTATGAAATGATCACTAGGTTGGAAAGAAGGTATGACAGGGCAGCACAAGCAAGAATTGATATTCAAAGCGATAAAGATAATTTTGTTGTAAACGATCCTGTCAAGGATTTTAATGGCAATTTTCGAACTATTTCTATCAAACCAATTGATGTTTCAAAATTTGCACATTCTTTTTTTGAAACTGAATACCAATTATTCATGTCTGCAACAATTGACAAACACAGTTTTTGTGAAAACATGGGATTAGATGGAGAACAAGTTGCGTTTATTGATACGCCAAAATCACCTTTTCCAATTGAGAATCGTCAAATCAATCTTCTAAACATTCGAAGACTCAGCTATGGTTCTACCGAAGAAGATGAACTTGAGGTGATAAAGACAATAGACCGAATTTTAGATGAGCACTCAAATGAACGTGGTTTGATTCTTACATCTTCAATTCCTAGATGCCAAAAAATTTTGAGATACCTCTCACCAAAAAACACTCGACGAATACGAATATGTCACAGCTCAAACAAAGACGGAAAAACACAAGATGAAATCATATCTGAACATGCTGAAGATCCTACTGGGATTTTATTGTCTTCTTCGTTGTGGGAAGGTGTGGACCTAAAAGATGATTTGTCAAGATTTCAAATAATAGCTAAGGTACCTTATCCGAATTACAAGGAAAAAAGAACAAAAGCAAAAATGGACAAATTCCCACTATGGTATACTTCTCAAACACTTACCAAATTACTACAGGGTTTTGGCCGCTCAATTAGGAGTGAGTCTGACTGGGCAAAAACATACGTACTTGATACTGCTGTAAATAATGTCTTTTTTAAGGCACAAAGAATGATTCCAAAGGCATACTATGATGTATTGAAATTAGAGAATCTTTAG
- a CDS encoding GIY-YIG nuclease family protein encodes MELLDDKMRVWLESAKFVKPIPGVYVLYSRNKEVIYIGESINLEKTFTKYVDEEFEGDECKQKTASYQREFTDNPKEKQLQLIEDFKTQTGKIPVCNTEIELETH; translated from the coding sequence ATGGAATTGCTTGATGATAAAATGAGAGTCTGGTTAGAGAGTGCAAAATTTGTAAAACCAATTCCAGGAGTATATGTACTATATTCAAGAAACAAAGAAGTCATTTACATTGGAGAAAGCATCAATCTAGAGAAGACGTTTACAAAATATGTTGATGAAGAATTTGAGGGTGACGAATGTAAGCAAAAAACAGCATCATATCAAAGAGAATTTACGGATAATCCAAAAGAAAAACAACTTCAATTAATCGAAGATTTCAAAACTCAAACAGGAAAAATTCCAGTCTGTAATACAGAGATAGAATTAGAAACACATTAG
- a CDS encoding matrixin family metalloprotease: MKGFVIAMFVIIIVGFLLYSDVLSFDGDDVFSGLEKTSEKTREIVQTIKQNSERIISYSIHDVPNLPDSQIPINALKKALYSWESINPNLTFVEAENPEIVFRWQVYASETHTGLATCNSALFGVLNSCILDISVGNEDCNGNYVQNDENMVANIIMHEVGHALGLRHTMEKNNLMYSNEFPEENFDTLGLQIPQKFDELYIGQKELLDQDRQIRNNIESFDEEISKLQIQYDEYFEQYLFYEGKSLSDEELEKTKRIFDKLSSISDEINTSIDERNMLVYQSNELLEQLGCQPNFVIVE; the protein is encoded by the coding sequence TTGAAGGGGTTTGTAATTGCCATGTTTGTCATCATTATTGTGGGCTTTCTTTTGTACTCTGATGTTTTATCATTTGATGGGGATGACGTTTTTTCTGGGCTAGAAAAAACATCTGAGAAAACTAGAGAGATTGTTCAGACAATAAAACAAAACAGTGAACGCATAATTTCTTATTCTATACATGATGTGCCAAATTTGCCTGATAGTCAGATTCCAATTAATGCTTTGAAAAAAGCTCTTTATTCTTGGGAATCTATCAATCCTAATTTGACCTTTGTAGAGGCAGAAAATCCTGAAATTGTATTTAGATGGCAGGTTTATGCCTCGGAGACTCACACGGGACTTGCCACATGCAACTCTGCATTGTTTGGTGTTCTGAATAGTTGCATTTTGGATATCTCTGTTGGAAACGAGGACTGTAATGGCAACTATGTACAAAACGATGAAAACATGGTTGCAAATATTATCATGCATGAAGTAGGGCATGCACTTGGACTACGACACACTATGGAAAAAAATAACTTGATGTATTCTAATGAATTCCCTGAGGAAAATTTTGATACTCTGGGTTTACAAATTCCTCAAAAATTTGATGAGTTGTATATAGGCCAAAAAGAACTGTTAGACCAGGATCGACAAATTAGAAATAATATTGAATCTTTTGATGAGGAGATATCCAAATTACAAATTCAGTATGATGAATATTTCGAGCAATATTTGTTCTATGAAGGTAAATCATTATCTGATGAAGAACTTGAAAAGACAAAAAGAATATTTGACAAACTGAGTTCTATTTCTGATGAAATCAACACTTCCATTGATGAGCGAAATATGCTTGTATATCAAAGCAATGAACTTTTAGAACAATTAGGTTGTCAACCTAATTTTGTAATTGTTGAATGA